A genomic region of Streptomyces sp. NBC_00247 contains the following coding sequences:
- a CDS encoding class I SAM-dependent methyltransferase, which yields MSTSQAASNVSWAADPYANALRSGRGPLFLRRTDGLLMELDVERWCLGADDADLSALRRCEGPVLDIGCGPGRLVAALSRRGHRALGIDVSEAAVARTRGLGGWALRRSVFDPLPGEGRWGTVLLADGNIGIGGDPSVLLERVAALLAPGGLLVVETHPLDLDERSEVHLHDGSTTGPGRPDPPEPFPWARLGTPALLRLARPQGWRVVDQWESGGRPFVSLRRRAARPLRRRADRTNQSAETAKSTPVTRSQLPRKTSTESPV from the coding sequence ATGAGCACCTCCCAGGCCGCGAGCAACGTCTCCTGGGCCGCCGACCCGTACGCGAACGCGCTGCGCTCCGGCCGCGGACCGCTCTTCCTGCGCCGGACGGACGGCCTGCTGATGGAGCTGGACGTGGAGCGCTGGTGTCTGGGCGCCGACGACGCCGACTTGTCGGCCCTGCGCCGCTGCGAGGGCCCGGTGCTCGACATCGGCTGTGGGCCGGGCCGGCTGGTGGCGGCGCTGAGCCGGCGCGGGCACCGGGCACTCGGCATCGACGTGAGCGAGGCCGCCGTGGCCCGCACCCGAGGTCTCGGCGGGTGGGCCCTGCGGCGCAGTGTCTTCGACCCGCTGCCGGGCGAGGGCCGGTGGGGCACGGTGCTGTTGGCGGACGGCAACATCGGGATCGGTGGGGACCCGTCCGTGCTCCTGGAGCGGGTGGCGGCGCTGCTCGCCCCGGGGGGCCTCCTCGTCGTGGAGACGCACCCGCTCGACCTGGACGAACGGTCCGAGGTCCATCTCCACGACGGAAGTACTACCGGCCCCGGGCGTCCGGACCCCCCGGAGCCGTTCCCGTGGGCCCGGCTCGGGACCCCCGCACTGCTGCGCCTCGCCCGTCCGCAGGGCTGGCGCGTGGTCGATCAGTGGGAGTCCGGCGGGCGGCCCTTCGTCTCCCTGCGCCGCCGCGCCGCCCGGCCGCTCCGGCGCAGGGCGGACAGGACGAACCAGAGTGCCGAGACGGCGAAGAGCACCCCGGTGACGAGGAGCCAGTTGCCGAGGAAGACGTCGACGGAGAGCCCGGTGTAA
- a CDS encoding molybdopterin-dependent oxidoreductase → MGDLVRRLRTLPGPTRPDFWRSPLRGARFTAVLGLVLLVGLTLVAVTGLLSYAAYNPDLAAVNDKTPDKGLLGFYLFAWPTGPHWLYRLTQGVHVTLGTVLVPVLLAKLWSVIPRLFALPPVRSVGHALERLSVVLLVGGALFQFVTGLLNIQLEYVFPGSFYRLHFYGAWVFLAGFLSHTALKLPTAVRVLRAGIPAGETPAGEIGKGESGTGERDTLAAPAPTPPTLSRRGAFAMVGAGSLVLFATTAGRSSDVLRPSALLTPHGVEDPGTGPAGFQINKTAASVHIRPADIGPAWRLTVRGPAGTFRFTRAALLAMDQHSAALPIACVEGWSTSDQWWRGVRLRDLAAVAGFPDRPPGVLVESVQRAGSFREAALRDNQVRDGRSLLALEVNGVPLSADHGYPARIIVPAAPGVMNTKWVGALTFGAL, encoded by the coding sequence ATGGGTGACCTCGTGCGACGCCTCCGTACCCTGCCCGGACCCACCCGGCCCGACTTCTGGCGCAGCCCCTTGCGGGGAGCGCGGTTCACCGCCGTGCTCGGCCTCGTCCTCCTCGTCGGGCTGACCCTGGTGGCGGTCACCGGGCTCCTCTCGTACGCCGCGTACAACCCGGATCTCGCGGCCGTCAACGACAAGACACCGGACAAGGGGCTGCTCGGCTTCTACCTGTTCGCCTGGCCGACCGGCCCGCACTGGCTCTACCGGCTCACACAGGGAGTCCACGTCACCCTCGGCACCGTGCTGGTCCCCGTGCTCCTCGCCAAGCTCTGGTCGGTGATCCCCCGGCTCTTCGCGCTCCCGCCGGTCCGCTCCGTGGGGCACGCGCTGGAGCGGCTCTCCGTCGTGCTGCTGGTCGGCGGCGCGCTCTTCCAGTTCGTCACCGGGCTCCTCAACATCCAGCTGGAGTACGTCTTCCCGGGCTCCTTCTACCGGCTGCACTTCTACGGAGCGTGGGTCTTCCTGGCCGGCTTCCTCAGCCACACGGCCCTCAAGCTCCCCACGGCGGTACGCGTCCTGCGCGCCGGGATTCCGGCGGGGGAGACGCCGGCGGGGGAGATCGGAAAGGGGGAGAGCGGGACGGGGGAGAGGGACACCTTGGCCGCCCCGGCCCCCACCCCGCCCACGCTCTCCCGGCGCGGTGCGTTCGCCATGGTGGGCGCCGGTTCGCTGGTCCTGTTCGCCACCACGGCCGGGCGCAGCTCCGACGTGCTCCGCCCCAGCGCACTGCTCACCCCGCACGGGGTCGAGGACCCGGGCACCGGACCGGCCGGCTTCCAGATCAACAAGACCGCCGCCTCCGTCCACATCCGCCCCGCCGACATCGGACCTGCCTGGCGCCTGACCGTACGCGGACCGGCCGGCACCTTCCGCTTCACCCGGGCCGCACTCCTCGCGATGGACCAGCACAGCGCGGCGCTCCCCATCGCCTGCGTGGAGGGATGGTCCACCTCCGACCAGTGGTGGCGCGGGGTGCGGCTGCGGGACCTGGCGGCCGTCGCCGGGTTCCCCGACCGGCCCCCGGGCGTGCTCGTGGAGTCCGTACAACGCGCCGGCTCCTTCCGCGAGGCAGCCCTGCGCGACAACCAGGTGCGCGACGGCCGCTCACTCCTCGCCCTGGAGGTCAACGGCGTGCCGCTGTCGGCCGACCACGGCTACCCGGCGCGGATCATCGTGCCGGCCGCCCCCGGCGTCATGAACACCAAGTGGGTCGGCGCCCTGACCTTCGGTGCCCTGTGA
- a CDS encoding MerR family transcriptional regulator, whose protein sequence is MELKIGDAAALLGVATHVLRHWEDIGLLTPRRLPSGHRVYDDQAVGRARLIQIGRRAGLSLAEIGELAAGERADRVGLVNAKRARIAEHITNLELADRFLAHLEHCVHPVISDCPECSALVGRGARSAITR, encoded by the coding sequence GTGGAGTTGAAGATCGGCGATGCGGCTGCCCTGCTCGGGGTGGCCACCCATGTCCTCCGACACTGGGAGGACATCGGACTGCTCACCCCGCGCCGGCTGCCCTCCGGGCATCGCGTCTACGACGACCAGGCCGTCGGCCGGGCCCGCCTCATCCAAATCGGCCGGCGGGCCGGGTTGTCACTCGCCGAAATCGGTGAACTCGCCGCGGGGGAACGGGCCGACCGCGTCGGCCTGGTCAACGCGAAGCGCGCCCGGATCGCCGAACACATCACGAACCTCGAACTGGCTGACCGGTTCCTGGCCCACCTGGAGCACTGCGTGCACCCGGTCATCTCCGACTGCCCGGAGTGTTCCGCCCTGGTGGGGCGGGGCGCGCGGTCGGCGATCACCCGGTGA
- a CDS encoding MBL fold metallo-hydrolase → MSDAVRSPTLAACCGAVASLATGLVRPRRPDQRFLRGLTDAGLPDTAVSVTVSALRQVPRSVPTALIVEGLRQPRRIANSLLSFVITHPETTFIVDPGVCLDVDSRAVATLPPFLRVAVRPPADTVATVTALHELPRSGLDFALPTHTHWDHVSGLLDLPELPVHLHRREHDWVMQGPIAPVGGVREALRGRDIVPYELDGPPILTFTASHDLFGDGSVVLVDLAGHTPGSIGVLAHTATGWVLLAGDAAWHTDQIDLIRQKAGYPGKLADEDRHETFRTLHRLHAVKDRVTIIPTHDHRAAQQLPT, encoded by the coding sequence ATGTCCGACGCTGTGAGATCACCGACGCTGGCCGCATGCTGTGGCGCGGTCGCAAGCCTGGCCACGGGTCTTGTTCGTCCCCGACGCCCCGACCAGCGGTTCCTGCGCGGCTTGACCGACGCGGGGCTACCGGACACGGCGGTGTCGGTCACCGTGTCCGCACTGAGACAGGTGCCACGGTCCGTGCCCACCGCACTGATCGTGGAGGGGCTGCGGCAGCCGCGGCGCATCGCGAATTCACTGCTGTCCTTCGTGATCACCCACCCGGAAACGACGTTCATCGTGGACCCGGGTGTCTGCCTGGATGTCGACAGCCGCGCCGTCGCGACATTGCCGCCGTTCCTGCGGGTCGCGGTGCGTCCCCCGGCGGACACCGTCGCCACCGTTACCGCGCTGCATGAACTGCCGCGTTCCGGCCTGGATTTCGCGCTGCCGACGCACACGCATTGGGACCACGTATCCGGACTCCTCGATCTTCCCGAACTGCCGGTACATCTGCACCGACGCGAACACGACTGGGTCATGCAGGGCCCGATCGCGCCCGTGGGTGGCGTCCGCGAGGCCCTGCGTGGCCGGGACATCGTCCCGTACGAACTGGACGGCCCGCCGATCCTCACCTTTACCGCCAGCCACGACCTCTTCGGCGACGGTTCCGTCGTGCTCGTCGACCTCGCGGGTCACACCCCTGGCAGCATCGGAGTGCTGGCGCACACGGCAACGGGCTGGGTGCTGCTCGCCGGCGACGCTGCCTGGCACACCGACCAGATCGACCTCATCCGGCAGAAGGCCGGCTACCCCGGCAAGCTCGCCGACGAAGACCGGCACGAGACCTTCCGGACGCTGCACCGCCTGCACGCCGTCAAGGACCGGGTCACGATCATCCCGACGCACGACCACCGCGCGGCCCAGCAGCTGCCGACTTGA
- a CDS encoding LLM class flavin-dependent oxidoreductase, translating to MPTTSKPLRKLGFLTIGLFDGANPRPGHESTLRIIELGERLGFDSAWVRHRHLQYGISSPMAVLAAATQRTSRIHLGTAVVPLGWENPLRLAEDLATVDILSGGRLEPGVSVGPPMHFDRVKDALYPDTAADEDFGHDRVRRLLDFVRGERVTAFSGTEGIEVFSDRVEPHSPGLGERMWYGAGSLRSARWAGENGMNLLTSSVVKAEDAAGSPDFAEIQLSHIRTFRAHHPDGDAARVSQGLVVIPTDSATPAQRATYEEYARSRAPRTTAPQGPARMMFAPDLVGTSEQLAEQLHAHAAFREIDEVAFALPFSFAHEDYVQILHDVANVLGPALGWKPAQ from the coding sequence GTGCCGACCACCTCGAAGCCGCTGCGCAAGCTCGGGTTCCTCACGATCGGTCTCTTCGACGGCGCGAACCCGCGCCCCGGCCACGAGTCGACCCTGCGGATCATCGAACTGGGTGAGCGGCTCGGCTTCGACAGCGCGTGGGTGAGGCACCGCCACCTCCAGTACGGCATCTCCTCACCCATGGCCGTCCTGGCGGCGGCCACCCAGCGCACCAGCCGCATCCACCTCGGTACCGCCGTCGTCCCGCTCGGCTGGGAGAACCCGCTCCGCCTCGCCGAGGATCTGGCGACCGTGGACATCCTCTCCGGGGGCCGCCTGGAGCCGGGCGTCAGCGTGGGCCCGCCCATGCACTTCGACCGGGTCAAGGACGCGCTCTACCCGGACACGGCCGCCGACGAGGACTTCGGCCACGACCGGGTACGCCGGCTGCTCGACTTCGTACGCGGCGAGCGGGTCACCGCCTTCAGCGGCACCGAGGGGATCGAGGTGTTCTCCGACCGCGTGGAACCGCACTCCCCGGGCCTCGGCGAGCGCATGTGGTACGGCGCCGGAAGCCTCCGCTCCGCCCGGTGGGCGGGCGAGAACGGGATGAACCTGCTGACGAGCAGCGTGGTGAAGGCGGAGGACGCCGCCGGGTCGCCGGACTTCGCCGAGATCCAGCTCTCCCACATCCGGACCTTCCGCGCGCACCACCCCGACGGAGACGCCGCCCGCGTCTCCCAGGGGCTCGTGGTCATCCCCACCGACTCCGCCACCCCCGCGCAGCGCGCCACGTACGAGGAGTACGCCCGCAGCCGGGCGCCCCGCACCACCGCCCCGCAGGGACCCGCGCGCATGATGTTCGCCCCCGACCTGGTCGGCACCTCGGAGCAGCTTGCCGAACAGCTGCACGCCCACGCCGCGTTCCGGGAGATCGACGAGGTCGCGTTCGCGCTGCCGTTCAGCTTCGCGCACGAGGACTACGTCCAGATCCTCCACGACGTGGCGAACGTCCTCGGGCCCGCACTGGGATGGAAGCCCGCGCAGTGA
- a CDS encoding NADP-dependent isocitrate dehydrogenase, whose product MTDSTIIYTHTDEAPALATYSFLPVVEAYASTAGVTVERRDISLAGRIIASFPERLTADQRIDDALAELGELARTPGANIIKLPNISASIPQLKAAVAELQAQGYALPDYPDDPQTDEDKDVRARYDKVKGSAVNPVLREGNSDRRAPASVKNYAKAHPHRMGAWTADSKTNVATMGVDDFRSTEKSAVIAEDGSLRIELVGDDGSTTVLRDSVPVLAGEVVDAAVMRVAALREFFTAQLARAKSEDVLFSVHLKATMMKVSDPIIFGHVVRAFFPNTFAKHGDVLAAAGLTPNDGLGGILKGLDSLPEGGAEIKASFEAELAEGPALAMVDSDKGITNLHVPSDVIVDASMPAMIRTSGHMWGPDGNEADTLAVLPDSSYAGVYQVVIDDCRANGAFDPSTMGSVPNVGLMAQKAEEYGSHDKTFEIPVTGTVRVVDAKGDAVLEQTVGAGDIFRMCQTKDLPIQDWVKLAVTRARATGVPAVFWLDETRAHDANLIAKVKTYLADHDTDGLDISIKSPEEATAFSLERIRRGEDTISVTGNVLRDYLTDLFPILELGTSAKMLSVVPLMNGGGLFETGAGGSAPKHVQQLVKEDYLRWDSLGEFLALAVSFEHLAVTTGNARAQVLADTLDRATGTFLNEDKSPSRKLGGIDNRGSHFFLSLYWAQELAAQTADAQLAEAFAPLAKTLTEQADTIVAELNAVQGSPVDIGGYYQPDPEKAAAVMRPSATFNQAIATLA is encoded by the coding sequence GTGACTGACTCGACCATCATCTATACGCACACCGACGAGGCCCCTGCGCTGGCGACGTACTCGTTCCTGCCCGTCGTCGAGGCGTACGCCTCGACCGCAGGTGTCACGGTCGAGCGCCGCGACATCTCGCTCGCGGGCCGGATCATCGCCAGTTTCCCGGAGCGTCTCACGGCCGACCAGCGTATCGATGACGCGCTCGCCGAGCTGGGCGAGCTGGCCAGGACGCCGGGCGCCAACATCATCAAGCTGCCGAACATCTCGGCCTCGATCCCGCAGCTCAAGGCCGCCGTGGCCGAGCTCCAGGCGCAGGGCTACGCCCTCCCGGACTACCCGGACGACCCGCAGACCGACGAGGACAAGGACGTCCGCGCCCGGTACGACAAGGTCAAGGGCAGCGCGGTCAACCCCGTGCTGCGCGAGGGCAACTCCGACCGCCGCGCCCCCGCGTCGGTCAAGAACTACGCCAAGGCCCACCCGCACCGCATGGGCGCCTGGACGGCCGACTCGAAGACGAACGTCGCGACCATGGGCGTCGACGACTTCCGTTCCACCGAGAAGTCCGCCGTGATCGCCGAGGACGGCTCGCTCCGTATCGAGCTCGTCGGTGACGACGGCTCCACCACCGTGCTGCGCGACTCCGTACCGGTCCTGGCCGGCGAGGTCGTCGACGCCGCCGTCATGCGCGTCGCCGCGCTGCGCGAGTTCTTCACCGCGCAGCTCGCCCGCGCCAAGTCCGAGGACGTCCTCTTCTCGGTGCACCTCAAGGCCACCATGATGAAGGTCTCCGACCCGATCATCTTCGGCCACGTGGTCCGCGCCTTCTTCCCGAACACCTTCGCCAAGCACGGCGACGTGCTCGCGGCGGCCGGCCTCACCCCGAACGACGGCCTCGGCGGCATCCTGAAGGGCCTGGACTCCCTGCCCGAGGGCGGCGCCGAGATCAAGGCCTCCTTCGAGGCCGAGCTCGCCGAGGGCCCGGCCCTCGCGATGGTCGACTCCGACAAGGGCATCACCAACCTGCACGTCCCCAGCGACGTCATCGTCGACGCCTCCATGCCGGCCATGATCCGCACCTCCGGCCACATGTGGGGCCCGGACGGCAACGAGGCCGACACCCTGGCGGTGCTGCCCGACAGCAGCTACGCCGGTGTCTACCAGGTCGTCATCGACGACTGCCGCGCCAACGGCGCCTTCGACCCGTCGACCATGGGCTCCGTGCCGAACGTCGGTCTGATGGCGCAGAAGGCCGAGGAGTACGGCAGCCACGACAAGACCTTCGAGATCCCGGTCACCGGCACCGTCCGCGTGGTCGACGCGAAGGGCGACGCCGTCCTGGAGCAGACCGTCGGCGCCGGCGACATCTTCCGCATGTGCCAGACCAAGGACCTGCCGATCCAGGACTGGGTCAAGCTGGCCGTCACCCGCGCCCGCGCCACCGGCGTCCCGGCCGTGTTCTGGCTGGACGAGACCCGCGCGCACGACGCCAACCTCATCGCCAAGGTGAAGACGTACCTCGCCGACCACGACACGGACGGCCTGGACATCTCGATCAAGTCGCCGGAGGAGGCCACCGCCTTCTCGCTGGAGCGCATCCGCCGCGGCGAGGACACCATCTCGGTGACCGGCAACGTCCTGCGCGACTACCTCACGGACCTCTTCCCGATCCTGGAGCTGGGCACCAGCGCCAAGATGCTCTCCGTGGTCCCGCTGATGAACGGCGGCGGCCTCTTCGAGACGGGCGCCGGCGGCTCCGCCCCCAAGCACGTCCAGCAGCTCGTCAAGGAGGACTACCTCCGCTGGGACAGCCTCGGTGAGTTCCTCGCCCTGGCCGTCAGCTTCGAGCACCTCGCGGTGACCACCGGCAACGCCCGCGCCCAGGTCCTCGCCGACACCCTGGACCGCGCCACCGGCACGTTCCTGAACGAGGACAAGTCCCCGAGCCGCAAGCTCGGCGGCATCGACAACCGCGGCAGCCACTTCTTCCTGTCGCTGTACTGGGCGCAGGAGCTGGCCGCGCAGACCGCCGACGCCCAGCTCGCCGAGGCGTTCGCGCCGCTGGCCAAGACCCTCACCGAGCAGGCGGACACCATCGTCGCCGAGCTGAACGCGGTGCAGGGCTCCCCGGTCGACATCGGCGGCTACTACCAGCCCGACCCGGAGAAGGCCGCCGCCGTCATGCGCCCGTCGGCCACCTTCAACCAGGCGATCGCGACCCTCGCCTGA
- a CDS encoding NCS1 family nucleobase:cation symporter-1, which produces MTATTPPTPRPQQPPSGGTPAGADPSDRGALAPGYVPGHPSYVNEDLLPVPPERRTWTTYNFAALWIGMAHNIPSWLLASGLVALGMDWKQAVLTIALANVIVLLPMLLTGHAGPKYGIPFPVLARASFGLRGANLPALIRAAVACAWFGIQTWIGGVGVFTLLGKIFGGWAGAAPIGGQPWTLWLCFVLFWVLELAIIHRGMDTLRRFESWAAPFVIVGALVLLVWIAVKAGGFGPLLDQPSRLGWGSDFWPVFFPSLMGMIGFWSTLSLNIPDFTRFGAGQSAQVRGQTLGLPTTMTFFALLSVLVTSGSEAVYGKAIWDPVQLVARTDNVFGLLFGLVTVLVATISVNIAANVVSPAYDLANALPKLINFRTGALVTGVVGVLMMPWKLTETPELYIYTWLGLVGGLLGTVAGILIADYWYVRRTVLDLPDLYEPGGRYWYRGGWNWRAVVAFLVGGLLAVGGSHSAPGAGPFPEDGIVFFLKPLADYGWAVGLASSLVLYALLSGRKDARDA; this is translated from the coding sequence ATGACAGCAACCACCCCGCCCACCCCTCGACCCCAGCAGCCGCCGTCGGGCGGGACGCCCGCCGGCGCCGACCCGTCCGACCGGGGCGCCCTCGCCCCCGGATACGTGCCGGGCCACCCGTCCTACGTCAACGAGGACCTGCTCCCCGTCCCCCCGGAGCGGCGCACCTGGACCACGTACAACTTCGCCGCCCTCTGGATCGGGATGGCGCACAACATCCCGTCCTGGCTGCTCGCCTCGGGACTCGTCGCCCTCGGCATGGACTGGAAGCAGGCCGTCCTCACCATCGCGCTGGCCAACGTGATCGTGCTGCTGCCGATGCTGCTGACCGGACACGCCGGACCCAAGTACGGCATCCCGTTCCCCGTGCTGGCCCGCGCCTCCTTCGGGTTGCGCGGCGCCAACCTGCCGGCCCTGATCCGTGCGGCCGTCGCCTGCGCGTGGTTCGGCATCCAGACCTGGATCGGCGGGGTGGGCGTCTTCACGCTGCTCGGCAAGATCTTCGGCGGCTGGGCCGGCGCCGCCCCGATCGGCGGCCAGCCGTGGACGCTCTGGCTCTGCTTCGTCCTCTTCTGGGTCCTCGAACTCGCCATCATCCACCGGGGCATGGACACCCTGCGACGGTTCGAGAGCTGGGCCGCACCGTTCGTGATCGTCGGCGCCCTCGTGCTGCTGGTCTGGATCGCCGTGAAGGCCGGCGGCTTCGGCCCCCTGCTGGACCAGCCCTCCCGGCTCGGCTGGGGGAGCGACTTCTGGCCGGTCTTCTTCCCGTCCCTGATGGGCATGATCGGCTTCTGGTCGACCCTGTCCCTCAACATCCCCGACTTCACCCGCTTCGGCGCGGGCCAGAGCGCCCAGGTTCGCGGACAGACGCTCGGCCTGCCGACCACCATGACGTTCTTCGCGCTGCTCTCCGTCCTCGTCACCTCGGGTTCCGAGGCCGTGTACGGGAAGGCGATCTGGGACCCGGTCCAGCTCGTCGCGCGGACCGACAACGTCTTCGGCCTGCTCTTCGGCCTGGTGACGGTGCTCGTCGCCACCATCTCCGTGAACATCGCGGCCAACGTCGTCTCGCCCGCCTACGACCTCGCCAACGCCCTGCCGAAGCTGATCAATTTCCGGACCGGGGCGCTCGTCACCGGTGTCGTCGGGGTGCTGATGATGCCCTGGAAGCTCACCGAGACCCCCGAGCTGTACATCTACACCTGGCTCGGCCTGGTGGGCGGTCTGCTCGGGACGGTCGCGGGCATCCTCATCGCCGACTACTGGTACGTCCGCCGTACGGTGCTCGACCTGCCGGACCTCTACGAGCCCGGCGGGCGCTACTGGTACCGGGGCGGATGGAACTGGAGGGCCGTCGTCGCCTTCCTCGTCGGCGGACTCCTCGCGGTCGGCGGCTCGCACTCCGCACCCGGCGCGGGACCCTTCCCCGAGGACGGGATCGTCTTCTTCCTGAAGCCCCTCGCCGACTACGGCTGGGCGGTCGGCCTCGCCTCGTCGCTCGTGCTGTACGCCCTGCTCAGCGGCCGGAAGGACGCCCGGGACGCCTGA
- a CDS encoding TIGR03842 family LLM class F420-dependent oxidoreductase, with translation MDFGLVLQTDPPASSVVGLMRRAEHNGFTYGWTFDSAVLWQEPFVIYSRILEHTERLVVGPMVTNPGTRAWEVTASTFATLNDMYGNRTVCGIGRGDSAMRVAGRRPNTLARLGEAIDVIRDLAEGREASVDGQPVRIPWVKDGRLPVWMAAYGPKALALAGQKADGFILQLADPFLTEWMIKAVRDAAAEAGRDPDSVTICVAAPAYVGDDLDHAREQCRWFGGMVGNHVADLVSRYGEHSGLVPEALTAYIAGRSGYDYSHHGRTGNPDTAFVPDEIVDRFCLLGPAEAHIEKLRVLRDLGVDQFAVYDMHDAREATIDAYGSTVIPALAG, from the coding sequence ATGGACTTCGGACTCGTCCTCCAGACCGACCCGCCCGCCTCGTCCGTCGTCGGCCTGATGCGTCGCGCCGAACACAACGGATTCACGTACGGCTGGACCTTCGACTCGGCGGTGCTCTGGCAGGAGCCCTTCGTCATCTACAGCCGCATCCTCGAACACACCGAGCGCCTCGTCGTCGGCCCCATGGTCACCAACCCCGGCACCCGCGCCTGGGAGGTCACCGCCTCCACCTTCGCCACCCTGAACGACATGTACGGCAACCGCACCGTCTGCGGCATCGGCCGGGGCGACTCCGCGATGCGGGTCGCGGGCCGCAGGCCCAACACGCTGGCCCGGCTCGGCGAGGCGATCGACGTCATCCGCGACCTCGCCGAGGGCCGCGAGGCGTCCGTCGACGGGCAGCCGGTCCGCATCCCGTGGGTGAAGGACGGCAGGCTCCCGGTGTGGATGGCCGCGTACGGGCCCAAAGCGCTGGCGCTCGCCGGGCAGAAGGCCGACGGATTCATCCTCCAGCTCGCGGACCCGTTCCTCACCGAGTGGATGATCAAGGCGGTGCGGGACGCGGCGGCGGAGGCGGGCCGGGACCCCGACTCGGTCACCATCTGTGTCGCCGCCCCGGCTTACGTGGGCGACGACCTCGACCACGCGCGCGAGCAGTGCCGCTGGTTCGGCGGCATGGTCGGCAACCACGTCGCCGACCTCGTCTCCCGGTACGGCGAACACTCCGGACTGGTGCCCGAGGCCCTCACCGCGTACATCGCCGGCCGCTCCGGTTACGACTACAGCCACCACGGCCGGACCGGCAACCCCGACACCGCCTTCGTACCGGACGAGATCGTCGACCGGTTCTGCCTGCTCGGCCCCGCCGAAGCGCACATCGAGAAGCTGCGGGTCCTGCGCGACCTCGGGGTCGACCAGTTCGCCGTCTACGACATGCACGACGCCCGCGAGGCCACCATCGACGCCTACGGATCGACGGTCATCCCCGCCCTCGCCGGCTGA
- a CDS encoding ArsR/SmtB family transcription factor, producing the protein MEFTHQELARLRLAPDVDPLWETALSLHLLQNRQAPLAFGGWRREVTGALRRSGLVPATRTLMRLCPDRSYFPDFLTPGRGDTDLDTGLERLLSTPRPRLRAELTLLYAHTGRPVPAAVHPLADGSPRALRRLASTLRAYHRVAVAPYLDAIREQATADRAARAEAVLSHGAEGLLLGYDELPGWHYRDRTLSTPYPKDRELALRGRALTLLPAFFCVRSPITLADEELPPVLVHPLSPAPGWLERRRHGGDAPAAQLIGASRAELLRILDRPMTTMDLAAALRLAPSTASRHATVLREAGLLLSQRQGVRVLHHRTRLGRAVLEGALR; encoded by the coding sequence GTGGAGTTCACACACCAGGAGCTGGCCCGATTGCGTCTCGCCCCGGACGTGGACCCCCTGTGGGAAACCGCGCTGAGCCTGCATCTGCTCCAGAACCGCCAGGCGCCCCTCGCGTTCGGGGGATGGCGCCGTGAGGTGACCGGGGCGCTGCGGCGGTCCGGGCTCGTCCCCGCGACCCGCACCCTGATGCGGCTGTGCCCGGACCGCTCGTACTTCCCCGACTTCCTGACGCCCGGTCGCGGGGACACCGATCTCGACACCGGGCTCGAACGGCTGCTCTCCACCCCCCGACCGCGACTGCGCGCCGAACTCACCCTGCTGTACGCCCACACCGGCAGGCCCGTCCCGGCCGCCGTACACCCCCTGGCCGACGGCTCCCCCCGGGCCCTGCGCCGGCTCGCCTCCACCCTGCGCGCCTACCACCGGGTGGCCGTCGCGCCCTATCTCGACGCGATCCGCGAGCAGGCGACGGCCGACCGGGCCGCGCGCGCCGAAGCCGTCCTCAGCCACGGCGCGGAGGGCCTCCTCCTCGGGTACGACGAGCTGCCCGGGTGGCACTACCGGGACCGCACACTGTCCACTCCGTACCCGAAGGACCGCGAACTCGCCTTACGGGGGCGGGCACTGACCCTTCTGCCGGCCTTCTTCTGCGTCCGCTCCCCGATCACCCTCGCCGACGAGGAGCTGCCCCCCGTCCTCGTCCACCCGCTCTCGCCCGCGCCCGGCTGGCTCGAACGCCGGCGCCACGGCGGCGACGCCCCGGCGGCGCAGCTCATCGGAGCCTCCCGCGCCGAGCTGCTGCGGATCCTGGACCGCCCGATGACCACGATGGACCTCGCGGCGGCGCTCCGGCTCGCACCGTCGACCGCCAGCAGGCACGCCACCGTGCTGCGGGAGGCGGGGCTGCTGCTCTCCCAGCGCCAGGGAGTACGGGTGCTCCACCACCGCACCCGGCTCGGCCGGGCGGTACTGGAGGGAGCGCTGCGGTGA